The following proteins are co-located in the bacterium genome:
- a CDS encoding sugar transferase translates to MRVENDPFLAEARHDRRPLRTSLVGDGLLEPPSGHDDRLVTERAVAYARGIKRGFDVVIAIVSLAVFGAFLPLIALAIKLDSRGPVFFLQSRIGIDRRQRRSPCPSYPERRRVVYPGRPFRIFKLRTMRQDAEAHGPQWAAKHDDRVTRVGRVLRKTRLDEFPQFVNVLRGEMSVIGPRPERLCFIRQLENDVPCYHDRLIVLPGITGLAQVINGYDTDVDSVRRKVALDRQYIGSLSLRTDLRILALTFRVLLEGEGAH, encoded by the coding sequence GTGAGAGTCGAGAACGATCCGTTCCTGGCCGAGGCACGGCACGACCGCCGACCGCTGCGGACCTCCCTGGTCGGCGACGGCCTGCTCGAGCCGCCGTCCGGTCACGATGACCGGCTCGTCACCGAGCGGGCGGTCGCCTACGCGCGGGGGATCAAGCGCGGGTTCGACGTCGTGATCGCGATCGTGTCGCTGGCGGTTTTCGGGGCGTTCCTGCCCCTGATCGCGCTGGCGATCAAGCTCGACTCGCGCGGCCCGGTCTTCTTCCTGCAATCCCGCATCGGCATCGACCGCCGCCAGCGCCGCTCGCCCTGCCCGTCCTACCCCGAGCGCCGGCGCGTCGTCTATCCCGGCCGTCCCTTCCGGATCTTCAAGCTGCGCACCATGCGCCAGGACGCCGAGGCGCACGGGCCGCAGTGGGCCGCGAAGCACGACGACCGGGTGACCCGCGTCGGCCGCGTCCTGCGCAAGACCCGGCTGGACGAGTTCCCGCAGTTCGTGAACGTCCTGCGCGGCGAGATGAGCGTCATCGGGCCGCGCCCCGAGCGGCTCTGCTTCATCCGCCAGCTCGAGAACGACGTGCCCTGCTACCACGACCGCCTGATCGTGCTGCCCGGCATCACCGGCCTCGCCCAGGTGATCAACGGCTACGACACCGACGTCGACTCGGTCCGCCGCAAGGTCGCCCTCGACCGCCAGTACATCGGCAGCCTCAGCCTGCGGACCGACCTGCGGATCCTG
- a CDS encoding polysaccharide biosynthesis/export family protein, translated as MNRRTVCLLAVLFVAAATAAPAQTTAIPAQPPAAYRLGSGDVVQLNVLQQPTLDRSLTVRPDGTAVAPLVGEVTVAGLTLREAEQLVLEKLRLFNREISDVSLTVMQYNALRVYVLGAVANPGSYTFETVPSLWDALRAAGGPAPDANLTQVRVVAEGTGETTAEVHDISGILNGSGPSAPVTLRAGDTVIVPGNAAAQVAPAQGVQVFGGVAAPGTYLINEPTRLMSVLMLAGAPVETGDLEQVWWVHADRQGRHTSQPVDLGAFLQRGDLAGNPLVHPGDTVQVPQRSPGFFRTIYPIILGTISTAAAVSIAVNRLN; from the coding sequence ATGAACCGTCGCACCGTCTGCCTGCTCGCCGTCCTGTTCGTCGCCGCCGCGACCGCGGCCCCGGCGCAGACGACGGCCATCCCGGCCCAGCCGCCCGCGGCCTACCGCCTCGGCAGCGGGGACGTGGTGCAGCTGAATGTCCTGCAGCAGCCGACGCTCGACCGCAGCCTCACCGTGCGGCCCGACGGCACCGCGGTGGCGCCCCTGGTCGGCGAGGTGACGGTGGCGGGGCTGACCCTGCGCGAGGCCGAGCAGCTCGTGCTGGAGAAGCTGCGCCTCTTCAACCGCGAGATCTCGGACGTCTCGTTGACCGTGATGCAGTACAATGCCCTGCGCGTCTACGTCCTGGGCGCCGTCGCGAACCCCGGCAGCTACACGTTCGAGACGGTGCCGTCGCTCTGGGACGCGCTGCGCGCCGCGGGCGGCCCCGCGCCCGACGCCAACCTCACGCAGGTGCGCGTGGTGGCCGAGGGGACCGGCGAGACCACGGCCGAGGTCCACGATATCAGCGGCATCCTCAACGGCAGCGGCCCTTCGGCCCCGGTCACGCTGCGGGCCGGGGACACCGTCATCGTGCCCGGGAACGCGGCGGCGCAGGTGGCGCCGGCGCAGGGGGTCCAGGTCTTCGGCGGCGTGGCCGCGCCCGGGACCTACCTCATCAACGAGCCGACGCGGCTGATGAGCGTGCTGATGCTCGCCGGCGCGCCGGTCGAAACCGGCGACCTCGAGCAGGTCTGGTGGGTCCACGCCGACCGGCAGGGCCGCCACACCTCGCAGCCGGTGGACCTCGGCGCCTTCCTGCAGCGGGGCGATCTGGCGGGCAACCCGCTGGTCCACCCCGGGGACACGGTCCAGGTACCCCAGCGCTCGCCGGGGTTCTTCCGGACCATCTACCCCATCATCCTGGGCACGATCTCGACGGCGGCCGCCGTTTCGATCGCCGTGAACCGGCTCAACTGA
- a CDS encoding SDR family oxidoreductase codes for MKTCLVTGGAGFIGSHLAAALVARGDKVTVLDNLSTGKLANLAAVRDAITFVEGSITDPETARRCCQGVDVVFHEAALASVPRSVDDPVTSHLHNVDGTLNMLVAARDAGVKRLVYAASSSAYGDSPSLPKREDMPYDPMSPYAVQKYVGELYLSVFAKLYGLSCVGLRYFNVFGPRQDPQSQYAAVVPIFITRLLAGEAPVINGDGTFSRDFTYIDNVVHANLCAADAPDPGGRTVNVACGDRFSLNELYALIQRHAGSDLPAVHGPARAGDVPHSQADISLAREVIGYVPQIDFATGLARTVAWYREQLA; via the coding sequence ATGAAGACATGCCTGGTGACCGGCGGCGCCGGTTTCATCGGCTCGCACCTCGCGGCCGCCCTGGTGGCGCGCGGCGACAAGGTCACGGTCCTGGACAACCTGTCCACCGGCAAGCTCGCCAACCTGGCGGCCGTCCGCGACGCGATCACGTTCGTGGAGGGGTCGATCACCGATCCCGAGACCGCCCGGCGCTGCTGCCAGGGCGTCGACGTCGTCTTCCACGAGGCCGCGCTGGCCTCGGTGCCCCGGAGCGTCGACGATCCGGTCACGTCTCACCTGCACAACGTCGACGGCACGCTGAACATGCTGGTCGCCGCGCGCGACGCCGGTGTCAAGCGCCTGGTCTACGCGGCCAGCAGCTCCGCCTACGGCGATTCGCCCAGCCTGCCCAAGCGCGAGGACATGCCCTACGATCCGATGTCCCCGTACGCCGTCCAGAAGTACGTGGGCGAGCTGTACCTCTCGGTGTTCGCGAAGCTGTACGGCCTGAGCTGCGTCGGCCTGCGCTACTTCAACGTGTTCGGACCGCGGCAGGACCCGCAGAGCCAGTACGCGGCCGTCGTGCCCATCTTCATCACCCGCCTGCTGGCGGGGGAGGCGCCCGTCATCAACGGCGACGGCACCTTCTCGCGCGACTTCACGTACATCGACAACGTGGTGCACGCGAACCTCTGCGCGGCCGACGCGCCCGACCCCGGCGGCCGCACCGTGAACGTGGCCTGCGGGGACCGCTTCTCGCTCAACGAGCTGTACGCGCTGATCCAGCGCCACGCCGGCTCGGACCTGCCGGCCGTCCACGGCCCCGCGCGCGCGGGCGACGTGCCGCACTCCCAGGCCGACATCTCGCTGGCGCGCGAGGTGATCGGCTACGTGCCGCAGATCGATTTCGCCACCGGCCTGGCGCGCACCGTCGCCTGGTACCGGGAGCAGCTGGCCTGA